The following coding sequences lie in one Cannabis sativa cultivar Pink pepper isolate KNU-18-1 chromosome 5, ASM2916894v1, whole genome shotgun sequence genomic window:
- the LOC115717426 gene encoding ubiquitin-conjugating enzyme E2 5 yields the protein MSSPSKRREMDLMKLMMSDYKVEMISDGIQEFFVDFHGPKESPYEKGVWRIKVELPDAYPYKSPSVGFVNKIYHPNVDEMSGSVCLDVINQTWSPMFDLVNVFEVFLPQLLLYPNPSDPLNGDAAALMMRDRAAYDQRVKEYCEKYAKSEDIGAVEEKSSDEEDDLSEDEYASSDDDAVVGKADP from the exons ATGTCTTCTCCAAGCAAACGCAGAGAGATGGATTTGATGAaact GATGATGAGTGATTACAAGGTTGAGATGATCAGCGATGGAATACAAGAGTTCTTTGTGGATTTTCATGGTCCTAAAGAGA GTCCTTATGAGAAAGGTGTGTGGAGGATTAAGGTGGAGCTGCCAGATGCATATCCTTATAAATCTCCTTCAGTTGGCTTTGTCAACAAAATCTATCATCCAAATGTTGATGAAAT GTCTGGCTCAGTTTGTTTAGATGTCATCAACCAGACTTGGAGTCCCATGTTTG ACCTGGTCAATGTGTTTGAAGTATTTCTTCCTCAGCTCCTTTTGTATCCAAATCCATCAGATCCCTTGAATGGAGACGCTGCTGCCCTTATGATGCGTGATCGTGCTGCCTATGATCAAAGAGTTAAAG aatatTGTGAGAAATATGCGAAGTCTGAAGACATAGGAGCTGTTGAGGAGAAATCTAGTGATGAGGAAGATGATCTGAGTGAAGATGAATATGCTTCTAGTGATGATGATGCAGTGGTTGGAAAAGCTGATCCTTAG
- the LOC133037930 gene encoding AT-rich interactive domain-containing protein 2, which translates to MAGWSMLENGSALDSLQNIGAHQGNDVLRGEEDGGSAAAGVAVVENGSDDNGGPEVRSLFDKVLAAFLKAVSKDGVFRPVPVVVDYSKPPVDLFKLFLLVRNKGGFEFVSKKRLWAKVAKESGLGVGATASVKLVYLKYLSELEKWLGEKRFTDQTSENGNFRLLSMESESEFRDLFPDRVEWDGSNNSKVVKLKFDSQNGGECNKKKLCLSDTIQCKRDNDEKIVHKDQEGDDLLLSSLINKKEKTCNKRKRESLSGLLNWLTDIAKHSGDPSIGIIAGPSKLMEHGEKTLWVQAMRAREVLLQTRHLDSRKEESLVQKKLKMHPSMYEDNNAVIYPSSDRLRSRTRIPSVVKSRSCPCCKPCSSSPTKLISTHKVELESEPKEEASVVDDLPVLVKEVYSSEDDTIQKQVSVGPLFQADVPEWTGVIFESDSKWLGTRVWPLECGDQKVSIETTDTIGKGRQEFCNCPLPGSVGCVRFHIAEARMKLKRELGLAFYRWKIDRMGEEICLQWTTEEEKKFKDIVRSSMHFNEKKARWFIRKKREQVVSYYFNVFLVLKRSYQNRVTPINIDSDDDETEFGMIGDVFGNNAVNVSGSKLPKCIQNRQCTDLDLDQMQ; encoded by the exons ATGGCGGGATGGTCGATGTTGGAAAATGGATCTGCTTTGGATTCCCTGCAAAATATCGGAGCTCATCAGGGCAACGATGTTCTACGCGGGGAAGAAGATGGTGGCTCCGCCGCCGCCGGCGTCGCCGTTGTTGAGAATGGCTCGGATGATAATGGTGGTCCTGAGGTACGAAGTTTGTTTGATAAGGTTTTAGCGGCTTTTCTCAAGGCAGTTAGTAAAGATGGAGTCTTTAGGCCTGTTCCGGTTGTGGTTGATTACAGTAAACCGCCTGTGGATTTGTTCAAACTTTTTCTTCTTGTGAGAAACAAAGGGGGTTTTGAATTTGTGTCGAAGAAGCGTTTGTGGGCTAAGGTGGCCAAGGAATCGGGTTTGGGTGTTGGTGCTACTGCTTCtgtaaaattggtttatttaaaGTATTTGAGTGAATTAGAAAAATGGCTTGGTGAAAAGAGGTTTACGGATCAGACCTCGGAAAATGGAAATTTTAGGTTGTTGTCCATGGAGTCGGAGTCAGAGTTTAGAGATTTGTTTCCAGACAGGGTTGAGTGGGATGGTAGTAATAATAGTaaagtagttaaattaaaatttgactCCCAAAATGGTGGTGAGTGCAACAAGAAAAAGTTGTGTTTGTCAGATACCATACAATGCAAAAGAGACAATGACGAAAAAATTGTTCATAAAGATCAAGAAGGCGATGATCTTTTGTTGAGCTCTCTTATTAATAAGAAAGAGAAGACATGCaataagagaaagagagaatctTTGTCAGGGTTGCTGAATTGGCTAACCGATATTGCTAAGCACTCGGGTGATCCTTCTATTGGAATTATAGCAGGGCCATCTAAGTTAATGGAGCATGGGGAGAAAACTTTATGGGTCCAGGCAATGAGAGCAAGAGAGGTTTTGTTACAAACAAGGCATCTTGATTCCAGAAAGGAAGAATCTTTAGTGCAG AAGAAGTTAAAGATGCACCCCTCAATGTATGAGGATAACAATGCAGTAATTTACCCTTCTTCAGACAGGTTGAGATCCAGAACAAGAATTCCAAGTGTAGTGAAATCTCGTAGTTGCCCTTGTTGCAAGCCATGTTCATCCAGTCCAACTAAATTGATTAGTACTCATAAAGTGGAGTTGGAAAGTGAACCGAAGGAGGAAGCATCTGTAGTTGATGATTTACCAGTTTTGGTTAAAGAAGTTTACTCTTCAGAGGATGACACCATACAGAAACAAGTTTCTGTTGGACCCCTCTTTCAAGCTGATGTCCCCGAGTGGACtggtgtgatttttgagagtGATTCCAAATGGTTAGGAACAAGGGTCTGGCCATTGGAATGTGGAGACCAAAAGGTCTCCATTGAAACTACTGATACTATTGGCAAGGGAAGACAAGAATTCTGTAACTGTCCTCTTCCAGGATCTGTTGGATGTGTAAGATTTCACATCGCCGAAGCAAGGATGAAGCTTAAACGCGAACTTGGTTTGGCATTTTATCGTTGGAAAATTGATCGTATGGGCGAGGAAATTTGTCTTCAGTGGACAACTGAAGAGGAAAAGAAATTCAAGGATATAGTAAGGTCAAGTATGCACTTTAATGAGAAGAAAGCCAGGTGGTTTATCAGGAAAAAAAGAGAACAGGTAGTGAGTTACTACTTCAACGTGTTCCTTGTCCTGAAAAGAAGTTATCAGAATCGTGTAACTCCAATAAATATCGATAGTGATGATGACGAAACTGAATTTGGAATGATAGGTGATGTTTTTGGTAATAATGCAGTTAATGTTTCAGGATCCAAGTTACCAAAATGTATCCAAAATAGGCAGTGTACTGATTTGGATTTAGATCAAATGCAGTGA
- the LOC115716922 gene encoding uncharacterized protein LOC115716922, producing the protein MDLGEDSGRIGSVPVTTSRNMSSSSSQFFSANQSPFFSPRLSSCQLSESTRSDAQCDGILLSADPLSSSSGIPDPETLANVGYLLSDMSPAPPAACGSSSFQKFDRISSSTGISNTAASSYSNAQDNSYSGHRERLKKYGRHYGVTSTPGPVSLSFNRMRSYDIFIGFHGRKQSLMRFVNWLQAELEVQGMSCFLSDRARLKSSHKHGVVERAMDVSSFGVVIITNKSFRNPYTIEELQFFSDKKNLVPIFFDLNPSDCLVRDIIEKRGELWEKHGGELWVLYGGLEKEWTEAVHGLSRVDEWKLEAQDGNWRDCILKAVALLAMKLGRRSVVERLSKWREKVEKEEFPFPRNENFIGRKKELSELEFILFGDVTGDSERDYFELKARPRRKNLTIGWGKSSTFDERRRERQHESRRKGKEPVVWKESEKEIEMQSTDAPHKPQLPRSKSSGKYPRRKRSTKILYGKGIACVSGDAGIGKTELLLEFAYRYHQRYKMVLWVGGESRYIRQNYLNLWSFLEVDVGLENCTEKSRIRSFEEQEEAAVSRIRKELMRNIPFLIVIDNLESEKDWWDHKLVMDLLPRFGGETHILISTRLSRAINLEPLKLSYLSGVEAMVLMQGAVKDYSIREIDVLRHIEEKLGRSTLGLAIVGAILSELPITPSRLLETTNRMPLKDFSWSGREAHPLRRNTFLLQLFKVCFSIFDHADGPRSLATRMIQASGWFAPCAIPVSLLAQAANKIPEKHRRTLLWRKLLHSLTCGLASSYTKRSEAEASSMLIRFNIARSSTKQGCIQVNELIKLYARKRAVIGAPQAMVQAVISRGSISKHPEHIWAACFLLFGFGRDPVIVDLKVSDLLYLVKEVVLPLAIRTFFMFSRCSAALELLRLCTSALEAAEQAFVAPVEKWLDKSLCWRPIQTNAQLNPCLWQELALSRAIVLETRAKLMLRGGQFDISDDLIRKTIFIRNSVCGEDHPTTISARETLSKITRLLANVQNHTSI; encoded by the coding sequence ATGGATCTGGGAGAAGATAGCGGCAGGATTGGCTCAGTACCAGTCACCACTTCAAGAAATATGTCATCATCATCCTCACAATTCTTTTCAGCAAACCAGTCACCCTTCTTTTCTCCAAGATTATCTTCATGTCAGTTATCTGAATCAACAAGGTCTGATGCTCAATGTGATGGTATTCTTTTAAGTGCTGATCCCCTTAGTTCAAGCTCTGGAATTCCAGACCCCGAAACTCTAGCAAATGTTGGGTATCTGTTGTCAGACATGTCACCAGCTCCTCCAGCTGCTTGTGGTTCTAGTAGTTTTCAAAAGTTTGATCGAATATCTTCGTCAACTGGTATCTCTAATACAGCAGCCTCTAGTTACAGCAATGCTCAGGACAACAGTTATTCTGGGCACAGAGAAAGACTGAAAAAGTACGGGAGGCACTATGGAGTTACATCTACGCCTGGGCCTGTTTCACTCTCCTTTAACAGAATGAGAAGCTATGATATCTTCATAGGTTTTCATGGACGCAAGCAATCTTTGATGAGATTTGTTAATTGGCTTCAGGCAGAGTTGGAGGTTCAAGGGATGAGTTGCTTCCTCTCTGATAGAGCTCGCCTTAAAAGCTCCCATAAacatggagttgttgagagggcTATGGATGTTTCTTCTTTTGGAGTGGTTATCATCACGAACAAGTCATTCAGAAATCCATATACCATTGAGGAGCTGCAGTTCTTTTCAGACAAAAAGAACTTGGTCCCAATATTTTTTGATCTAAATCCTAGTGATTGTCTGGTCAGGGATATAATTGAGAAGAGAGGAGAGTTATGGGAAAAGCATGGAGGAGAGTTATGGGTTTTGTATGGAGGATTGGAGAAAGAGTGGACAGAAGCCGTTCATGGCCTTTCTCGAGTTGATGAATGGAAGCTCGAAGCTCAGGATGGTAATTGGAGAGATTGCATACTAAAGGCTGTCGCATTGTTAGCAATGAAATTAGGGAGACGAAGTGTTGTAGAGCGGTTATCAAAGTGGCGAGAGAAAGTGGAGAAAGAGGAGTTCCCTTTTCCTCGAAATGAAAATTTCATTGGTAGGAAAAAAGAACTATCTGAATTAGAATTTATACTTTTTGGTGATGTAACTGGAGATTCAGAACGAGATTACTTTGAGCTTAAGGCTCGGCCTAGGAGGAAAAACTTGACGATTGGATGGGGTAAGAGCAGTACATTTGACGAAAGGCGAAGGGAGCGACAACACGAGAGTAGAAGGAAGGGAAAAGAGCCTGTTGTGTGGAAGGAATCAGAAAAGGAGATTGAGATGCAAAGCACTGATGCTCCTCATAAACCGCAACTGCCCAGGTCAAAAAGTAGTGGAAAGTACCCAAGGCGAAAAAGATCAACAAAGATTCTTTATGGGAAAGGGATTGCTTGCGTGTCTGGAGATGCAGGCATTGGCAAGACAGAGCTACTTCTTGAATTTGCTTACAGATATCACCAGAGATACAAGATGGTGTTATGGGTGGGAGGTGAGAGCAGGTACATTAGGCAAAACTATTTGAATCTCTGGTCATTTTTAGAAGTTGATGTGGGGCTTGAAAATTGCACAGAGAAAAGCAGAATTAGAAGTTTTGAAGAGCAGGAAGAGGCGGCTGTTTCAAGAATTCGGAAAGAACTTATGAGGAACATTCCATTTTTGATTGTGATTGATAACTTGGAAAGTGAAAAAGATTGGTGGGATCACAAACTGGTAATGGATCTTCTCCCTCGCTTTGGTGGAGAGACTCACATATTAATATCAACACGCCTTTCTCGTGCGATAAATTTGGAACCTTTGAAACTCTCATACTTGTCTGGAGTTGAGGCAATGGTGTTGATGCAAGGAGCTGTGAAAGACTATTCAATTAGAGAAATTGATGTTCTGAGGCATATAGAGGAGAAATTAGGCAGGTCAACATTGGGGCTGGCGATTGTTGGCGCAATATTATCAGAGCTCCCAATAACTCCTAGTAGATTACTGGAGACCACTAACAGAATGCCCTTGAAGGACTTTTCTTGGAGCGGTAGAGAAGCTCATCCTTTGAGgcgaaacactttccttttacaACTTTTCAAGGTGTGCTTTTCAATATTCGATCATGCTGATGGACCAAGGAGCTTGGCTACCAGAATGATCCAGGCAAGTGGTTGGTTTGCACCTTGTGCAATTCCAGTATCCCTGTTAGCCCAAGCTGCAAACAAAATCCCCGAAAAGCATAGGAGAACACTGCTATGGAGAAAACTGCTGCACTCTTTAACATGTGGCCTTGCTTCATCATACACTAAAAGATCAGAAGCAGAGGCTTCTTCCATGTTGATAAGGTTCAACATTGCAAGAAGCAGTACCAAGCAAGGTTGTATACAAGTCAACGAGCTAATCAAACTATATGCCAGAAAAAGAGCAGTAATAGGCGCTCCACAAGCTATGGTTCAAGCTGTAATCAGCCGTGGATCGATATCCAAACACCCTGAACATATATGGGCAGCATGTTTCCTCTTATTTGGATTCGGTCGCGACCCTGTGATTGTTGATCTCAAGGTGTCAGACTTATTGTACCTCGTCAAAGAAGTGGTATTGCCTCTAGCCATTCGAACTTTCTTCATGTTTTCTCGTTGCAGCGCTGCACTTGAGCTCTTGCGCTTGTGCACCAGCGCCTTGGAAGCAGCCGAGCAAGCTTTTGTTGCCCCAGTTGAGAAATGGTTGGATAAATCACTTTGTTGGAGACCAATCCAAACTAATGCTCAGTTAAATCCATGCCTTTGGCAGGAGCTGGCACTGTCAAGGGCCATAGTGTTAGAAACTAGAGCCAAACTAATGCTAAGAGGAGGACAGTTTGATATTAGCGATGATTTGATTAGAAAGACAATCTTTATTAGAAATTCAGTCTGTGGTGAAGATCATCCAACCACCATATCTGCTCGAGAAACTCTCAGCAAAATCACAAGGCTCCTTGCTAATGTTCAAAACCATACTTCAATATAG